cctgAAGGATTGCTATCCCCTTCCAAAAGTTGACCAGTTGGTCGACGCCATGGCCGGACACACCCGCCTCtcgtttatggacgccttctcagGATACAACCAGATCAAAATGGCACCCGAAAACCAGGAGCACacagccttcctcaccgatcaaggggtctacttctataaggtcatgcccttcggattgaagaacgccggggctacataccagagaatggtaaacaagatgttcgcccaccagattgggcggaacatggaagtttacgtcgacgacatgattgTCAAAAGCCAAGAGGCGGGAGCCCACCTGGCCGATCTGGCCGAGGCGTTCACCACGCTGCGAAAATACGGCATGAGGCTCAACCCCGCGAAGTGCGCCTTCGGCGTTACCTCGGGAAAGTTCCCCGggttcatcatacacgaaagagggattgacgccaaccctAAGAAAGTCCAGGCGATCATCAATATGCAGTCAcctcggacgatcaaagacctacaACGCCTTAATAGGAGGCTCGTCGCCATGTCCCGTTTCCTTACCAGATCAGGTGATTGCtacctccccttcttcagggcaTTGAAGAACCCGAAGAACTTTCAATGGACGGTAGAGTGCGAGGAAGCCCTCAAGCAAATGAAGCAacacttggccaacctcccccgactcgcCTCAGTCTCTCCTGGGGAGAAGCTAGGCTTCTACCTGGCTGCCTTCCAGCACGCAGTCAGTTCCGTCCTAGTCAAGGAAGATTCCGACGAACAGCTCCCGATCTACTATGCCAGCCACGTCCTGACCGAGCCAGAGGAACGATACCCCCCAATCGAGAAGCTGGCACTTGCGCTCGTGCTGTCAGCCCGGAAGCTACGCCCTTACTTCCAGgctcacccggtggaggtcattaCTAACCAGCCGCTTCGGCAGATCCtatctaaatttgatgttgtaggacgtctcctcaaatgggcggtggagctcggcgagcatgacatACAATACGTGCCCAGGACCACTATCAAAGCCTagtccgtggccgacttcatcgcggaatTAACCCAGATCGGGGACGAGGATCTCAAACAACCCCCCGAGGCCTGGGTCCTACACGTCGACGGATCGGCCAACTCAAAAGGTGTCGGCGCGGGGCTGGTGTTGCAAGCTCCTGACGGGCGATCGTTTGaacgttccctccgcttcgggttccgggccactaacaacgaggcggaatacgaggTGCTCCTAGCAGGACTCcggttggccctcgagatgcaggtggtcgcCATCCGCGTCCTCACTGACTCGCAACTGGTAGCCGAACAACTCAGCGAGGGATACGAAGCTCGGGACCCGATCATGGCCAAGTACCTGGCACAGGTAAAGAACCTAACTGCCAAGTTCCCTCATTTTACATTGTCTAGTATCCCGAGGGGAGAGAACGAGCGAGCCGACACGCTAGCTAAGCTACCGTCAAAGCCGGCCCCAGAAGTCGGGCCCAAAGTCGAGGAGCTTCCTGCCCGTGCCATCGAAGTCGCGACGGCAACCTCGAGCGATGCGCCTACCACCTGGGTACAAGAATTGCTGCGCTTCAAATGGGACGGGACTCTTCCGCCCGACAAAGCAGCAGCTCGGCGCCTGCGTCGCATGCATGCGTGGTATACCGAGGTGAGTGGACGGCTCTACAAGCGGTCCTTCACATACCCCCTCCTACGGTGCCTGGAGCTCGACGAAGCTCAGACGGTTCTGGCTGAGGTCCACGAGGGAGTCTGCGgggaacacatcggcgggcggaccctggcacacaaaatacttcgccaaggctactactagccgaccatgtgccgggacgcgaaggCCCACGTGCAACGGTGTAGTTCGTGCCAAGAACATGCCCGCACACCCCGgcagcccgcggtcccgctcgcccccatcgactgcgcatggccattcgcgcaatggggtCTGGACCTGCTCGACCCTTTTCCCCTAGCTCCGGGACAGCGAAAGTACATTGTCGCGGGTGTGgattacttcacaaagtgggtcgaggccgaaccactgGCGACAATCACGGAGGGGCAAATAGAAAAGTTCGTATGGAAGAACCTGGTGACTCGGTTtggcttgcccaaaaccatcatcacGGACAACGGACCCCAGTTCACCGGTAGAAGGTTCCGGGAGTTCTGCACGAACCACTGAATCtagctaaggttcagctcggtggcttatcCTCAGACGAACAGGCTAGCAGAGGTAAACAATCGATCCATCctagacgggctcaaaagaagagtatccgcagcccgatcggcctggaTGAATGAACTCCCGAGCGTCTTGTGGGCACTACGCACCACCCCCAAGACCACGATAGGAGAGTCCCCTtacagcctcgcgttcggaaccGAAGCCGTTCTGCCACCCGACGTAGCCATTGCCACCCTTCGGACGAGAAGCTATGACGAGGAAGTCTCGAATGAGGGACTTCGTgccagcctcgacgtgctcgaggagcgaTGCGCCGACGcacacctgaaggccctctcttaCAAGAGAGCCATCACAAGGGTCGACAACaggaaggtacgaccccgaccggTTAAGTTAGGCGACCTGGTCCTACGAAAGACCGAGGTTAGCGACCCGACCTGagcgagggggaagctggcccccaagtgggagggaccttacCGGGTCGTCGAGGTAGTCCGACCAGGTACTTACCGGCTCGCGACAACGAACGGTTCTCCCTTACTGAGAATCTGGAATGTCcggaaccttaagaagtttttgtTTAAAACGAAGAAACCTCTTGTCTAAGGAAGAAGAAGCTTTCCGCCCGAGGAGTACCCGAGGAGTAAGAAGCTTTTTGCCTAGGGAAGAAGAAGGCGATACACGAGAGAAGTAAAAGTTTTCTTTTATTCAAGGAAAACTTACAAGACTCGACTTACAGGACTCCGACTTATAGAATTGACTAGTACcttagaaaacaaaaaacaacagGACCCTTCCTTATTACAATGGAGCGTCCAAGCGGTCGTCGAAGgggacctcctcgggcatgtcTCCCTCCTAATCCTCGGGGTGGGGAGTGAAGGGGTCCTCCTCCACCTCAAGACCAGGATGGAGACAGCGGAAACGGGATGTGGCGATTTGGTATCCATACTGAAAGGacacccgccccgtccgcgtTAGCCCGAGTTCAAACCCCTCGGACTTCTTGTacgcctcgaggagctccttaTCTCTAGCAGGTCGAAGCCGGGCCTCCTCCGCCAGTGCCTCTGAGGCTACTCTTGTCTCGGCCTTGGCCTCCTCCAGCTTCTTGCTGAGGGCACTCGCCTCCGTCTTCAACAGGCGGAGTTCGGTCCGCTCCACCCTTATTGTCTTTTGGAGCTCCTTGTTTGCCTTATTGGAGGCTTCAAGCTCCGACCGAAGGTGAGCCGCCTCTGCCTTAGAATTCGCCACACGCTTCTCGGCGGCCGCCACAGCCTCTGGGCCGGCCCCGGCTCGGACCTCCTCGACCTGGCGGTGAAGCTCGGCGTTGCGGCTAACGAGGCCCCCGATGACATGGCCGGCGTCACGCACCTTGTCCATTAGGGCCGTCACATAATGAAGGCCCTGCAAAAGGAGAAACAGGTCAAGAAGGTCGATGTTGGACAGACAAAACCAAACGGGAAAAGAGGAGACGTACTTACCCAGGTTAGTGATTGGGGGGACTTGTTGAGCAGCACCTCTGAGGGCAGGACATACAAATCCCGAGCCATATCGGGATGAAGCG
This genomic stretch from Musa acuminata AAA Group cultivar baxijiao chromosome BXJ3-9, Cavendish_Baxijiao_AAA, whole genome shotgun sequence harbors:
- the LOC135650072 gene encoding uncharacterized protein LOC135650072, which codes for MNELPSVLWALRTTPKTTIGESPYSLAFGTEAVLPPDVAIATLRTRSYDEEVSNEGLRASLDVLEERCADAHLKALSYKRAITRVDNRKVRPRPVKLGDLVLRKTEVSDPT